The following are encoded together in the Gilvimarinus sp. DA14 genome:
- a CDS encoding YhcB family protein, with amino-acid sequence MFSLVTVIVAVLVSLLVGCAAGHILSRSGSSGSRNADMQKRLQEAEQALDHYQRDVTEHFARTTELVNSLNESYRDMHEHLASSALKLSTPEISRQLLADAKHQLPGGADEIEHAKVEAPRDWAPKREGRKGALSEDYDLDETEAASADAEAHVRSQHNS; translated from the coding sequence GTGTTTTCATTAGTTACGGTCATTGTTGCAGTGCTGGTATCACTTTTAGTCGGCTGCGCAGCGGGCCACATTCTCTCACGCAGCGGCAGCAGTGGCAGTCGCAACGCCGATATGCAAAAACGCCTGCAAGAAGCTGAGCAGGCTCTGGACCATTACCAGCGCGACGTCACCGAACACTTTGCGCGCACCACCGAGCTGGTTAACAGCCTTAACGAAAGCTACCGCGACATGCACGAGCATTTGGCGTCTAGCGCTCTAAAGTTGAGCACCCCCGAAATCAGTCGCCAGCTGTTGGCAGACGCCAAGCATCAGCTTCCCGGCGGCGCCGACGAAATCGAACACGCAAAGGTAGAGGCGCCGCGAGACTGGGCGCCAAAACGCGAAGGCCGCAAAGGCGCGCTGAGCGAAGACTATGACCTGGACGAAACCGAAGCGGCCAGCGCCGATGCCGAGGCCCATGTGCGCAGCCAGCACAACTCATAA
- a CDS encoding trypsin-like peptidase domain-containing protein gives MPLLARALQFLAWPALAGLVIALLVFALFPDLLPEGSTNPVTARHSIPNTTSYADAVDKAASSVVNIYSRKVIETRRHPLANHPLYEQLYRNPSQQKRVQSALGSGVIVSEEGYLLTNNHVIDGADEILVLLHDGRRAGATFIGNDPESDLAVLKIELDDLTPITLGNPKASRVGDVVLAIGNPFGVGQTVTQGIVSALSRYGLGLSVYENYIQTDAAINPGNSGGALIDTQGNLLGINAAIIFDTVGIGFAVPVDDAMDSLNDIIKYGRVVRGWLGLTVERLSDTQLQELGIPGNTPGVLVTDVSINQPAHIAGIKRGDLLTHINGQPIGTERQGLNEVAELDPGTKVSVRVLRPRLNAEPEQLELEVTVAERPVNSSVRT, from the coding sequence ATGCCCCTGCTCGCCCGCGCGCTGCAATTTCTCGCCTGGCCGGCTCTGGCAGGCTTGGTGATAGCGCTGCTCGTATTCGCTCTGTTTCCGGACCTGCTGCCCGAGGGCAGCACTAACCCGGTTACGGCGCGTCATAGCATACCCAACACCACCTCCTACGCCGATGCCGTCGACAAGGCAGCGAGCTCGGTGGTCAATATTTATTCTCGCAAGGTGATTGAAACCCGCCGCCATCCGCTGGCAAATCATCCTCTTTACGAGCAACTGTATCGCAACCCCAGCCAGCAAAAACGTGTGCAGTCGGCGCTGGGCTCAGGAGTAATTGTCAGTGAAGAGGGCTACCTGCTAACCAATAACCACGTAATCGACGGCGCCGATGAAATTCTGGTATTGCTGCACGACGGACGCCGCGCCGGAGCGACCTTTATTGGCAATGATCCTGAGAGCGACTTAGCGGTACTGAAAATCGAGCTGGACGACCTCACCCCGATCACCCTGGGCAACCCTAAAGCGAGCCGAGTGGGCGATGTCGTGCTCGCGATCGGCAACCCGTTCGGAGTTGGGCAGACGGTCACCCAGGGTATTGTCAGTGCTCTCAGCCGCTATGGCCTGGGGTTGAGTGTGTATGAAAATTACATCCAAACTGACGCGGCGATTAACCCAGGCAACTCTGGCGGCGCCCTGATCGATACCCAGGGCAATCTGCTGGGCATCAACGCGGCGATTATTTTTGACACTGTTGGTATCGGCTTTGCGGTGCCGGTGGACGATGCCATGGACTCGCTCAATGACATCATCAAATACGGCCGGGTAGTGCGCGGCTGGCTGGGTCTAACCGTTGAGCGCCTTAGCGATACTCAGTTACAGGAGCTGGGAATACCCGGCAATACCCCTGGAGTGCTGGTCACCGACGTCAGTATTAATCAGCCCGCCCATATCGCGGGCATTAAACGCGGCGACCTACTGACTCATATCAACGGCCAGCCAATTGGCACCGAACGCCAGGGTTTAAATGAAGTGGCAGAGCTGGACCCGGGCACCAAGGTCAGCGTGCGCGTATTGCGCCCACGCCTCAATGCCGAGCCAGAGCAGCTGGAGCTGGAAGTAACCGTGGCCGAGCGGCCTGTGAATAGCAGTGTAAGAACGTAA
- the rlmB gene encoding 23S rRNA (guanosine(2251)-2'-O)-methyltransferase RlmB has protein sequence MSKNDILYGLHAVQAILKSAPQRVLTLMVLQGRTDQKLQKILQLARQNGISVQEASRKKMDALAADANHQGVIAQARPGKSHDEAYLYELLDSLEHPPLLLVLDGVTDPHNLGACLRSADAAGVDAVIAPKDNAAGLNPTARKVACGAAEVVPFIPVTNLARTLEKLKARGVWVKGAAGEASATIFSSDLTGAVALVMGAEGEGLRRLTRETCDELIKIPMVGTVSSLNVSVATGICLFEAVRQRS, from the coding sequence GTGAGCAAAAATGACATTCTCTATGGTCTGCACGCGGTGCAAGCCATTTTAAAAAGTGCCCCCCAGCGAGTATTAACGTTAATGGTGTTGCAGGGACGCACGGATCAAAAACTGCAGAAAATTCTGCAGTTGGCGCGCCAAAATGGTATATCGGTGCAAGAGGCGTCACGCAAAAAAATGGACGCGCTGGCAGCGGACGCCAATCATCAAGGAGTGATAGCCCAGGCGCGCCCGGGTAAAAGCCACGACGAAGCCTATCTGTATGAGTTGCTGGATTCGCTGGAGCACCCGCCGCTGTTGCTGGTATTGGATGGCGTTACCGACCCGCATAATCTCGGGGCCTGTCTGCGCTCGGCTGATGCCGCCGGTGTGGACGCGGTTATTGCTCCTAAGGATAACGCTGCGGGGTTAAACCCTACCGCGCGCAAGGTGGCTTGCGGCGCAGCCGAAGTCGTGCCTTTTATTCCGGTGACTAATTTGGCGCGCACACTGGAAAAGCTTAAAGCTCGCGGTGTTTGGGTGAAGGGCGCTGCGGGTGAGGCGAGCGCGACCATTTTTAGCAGTGATCTGACCGGCGCCGTGGCATTGGTGATGGGGGCAGAAGGAGAGGGCTTGCGTCGCCTGACCCGCGAAACCTGCGACGAGCTGATTAAAATCCCCATGGTAGGAACAGTCAGCAGTTTAAATGTGTCGGTGGCAACCGGTATTTGTCTGTTCGAGGCGGTGCGCCAGCGTAGCTGA
- the rnr gene encoding ribonuclease R has product MSKRQGPPSDPFADREAQKYENPIPSRELILELLDRQPGPCTHPQVAELLELSDEDDIEALRRRLIAMARDGQLVSNRRGAFAPIDLTELVRARVQGHRDGFGFAIPVEGGDDIYLHNRQMRKVFDGDEVLVRLQGENYRGKEEGAIVEVLVRNTKTLAGRFIKEDGVQFLSPENAKITQDVMIAQGDELGANSGQIVVVEITRQPEKQRPPQGRVIQVLGDHMAPGMEIELAIESHGIPNQWSHEALSEAEALPSEVDEAHKTGRVDLRDLPFVTIDGEDARDFDDAVLCQRKKSGGWRLFVAIADVSHYVRPGTGLNEDAVRRATSVYFPDHVVPMLPEKISNGLCSLNPHVDRLVMVCEMTVSAAGQVSGYKFYEGIIHSHARLTYNQVGAALAGDEAVREELADRLNELENLNELYKSLREARTERGAIDFETVETRIVFNDERKIDEILPVRRNDAHKIIEECMLCANVSAARFLEKHNITSLYRVHQGPTAEKLENLREFLAELGLGLGGGDEPTSADYQVLMEAISNRGDANMIQTVMLRSLRQAVYQVENDGHFGLGYDAYTHFTSPIRRYPDLIVHRAIRSVVRSDQPSSHVERVEGVAPIPREKIYPYSVADMISLGEHSSMAERRADEASRDVVSWLKCEYLQDKVGEVFDGVVSSVTGFGLFVELVDIYVDGLVHITALPQDYYRFDPAKHRLVGDRTRQVFGLGDELKVRVVRVSLDERKIDFELESVTSKRRSAAKNSGGDKNKGKQGGRGGKNAGGKKAASAHRPSKKTTDPSKPRKPRKRKPKNGSETGAQVRRPSQDSPVRQAQTKSEEKSRSVFAQAAAGVKKALARFKKKPPQD; this is encoded by the coding sequence TTGAGTAAACGCCAAGGTCCACCTTCCGACCCGTTTGCCGACCGCGAAGCGCAGAAATACGAAAACCCCATCCCCAGTCGAGAGCTGATTCTGGAATTGCTGGATCGTCAGCCCGGTCCCTGCACCCACCCGCAAGTTGCCGAGTTATTAGAGCTGAGTGACGAAGACGATATTGAGGCTCTGCGCCGACGTTTAATCGCAATGGCCCGCGATGGCCAGCTGGTCAGCAATCGCCGTGGTGCTTTCGCGCCCATTGATCTAACCGAGCTGGTGCGCGCCCGGGTTCAGGGCCACCGCGACGGCTTTGGTTTTGCCATTCCGGTCGAGGGTGGCGACGACATTTACCTGCACAACCGCCAGATGCGCAAAGTGTTTGACGGCGATGAGGTGCTGGTGCGTCTGCAGGGCGAAAATTACCGGGGTAAAGAAGAGGGCGCCATTGTCGAGGTGCTGGTACGAAATACCAAAACCCTGGCCGGCCGGTTTATCAAAGAAGACGGGGTACAGTTTTTAAGCCCCGAAAACGCCAAAATTACCCAGGATGTCATGATCGCTCAAGGTGACGAGCTGGGCGCCAATAGTGGTCAGATAGTGGTGGTGGAAATTACCCGCCAGCCGGAAAAGCAGCGCCCCCCGCAGGGCCGTGTGATTCAGGTGCTGGGCGATCATATGGCGCCGGGCATGGAAATTGAGCTTGCTATAGAATCCCACGGCATTCCCAATCAGTGGAGCCACGAAGCGCTCAGCGAAGCCGAAGCCCTGCCCTCTGAAGTGGACGAGGCCCACAAAACCGGCCGGGTGGATCTGCGCGATTTACCCTTTGTGACCATTGACGGCGAAGATGCCCGCGATTTTGACGATGCGGTCTTGTGTCAGCGCAAGAAAAGCGGTGGCTGGCGGTTGTTTGTGGCTATTGCCGATGTCTCGCACTATGTGCGCCCCGGTACCGGTTTAAACGAAGACGCGGTGCGCCGCGCTACCAGCGTTTATTTTCCCGATCATGTGGTGCCCATGCTGCCGGAGAAAATCTCCAACGGCCTGTGCTCGCTGAACCCTCATGTAGACCGGCTGGTCATGGTGTGCGAGATGACCGTCTCGGCTGCGGGCCAGGTCAGTGGCTACAAATTCTACGAAGGCATTATTCACTCCCACGCGCGCTTAACCTACAACCAGGTGGGAGCGGCTTTGGCTGGCGATGAAGCGGTGCGCGAAGAGCTGGCCGATCGCTTAAACGAGCTGGAAAATCTGAACGAGCTTTACAAAAGCCTGCGCGAGGCTCGCACCGAGCGCGGCGCGATTGACTTTGAAACCGTCGAGACGCGCATTGTCTTTAACGATGAGCGCAAGATTGATGAAATTTTACCGGTACGGCGCAACGATGCTCATAAGATTATTGAGGAGTGCATGCTGTGCGCCAACGTATCGGCGGCGCGCTTTTTAGAAAAGCACAATATTACTTCGCTATACCGGGTTCACCAGGGCCCTACCGCAGAAAAACTGGAGAACCTGCGCGAATTTCTTGCCGAGTTGGGTCTGGGCCTGGGCGGTGGCGACGAGCCCACCTCCGCCGATTACCAAGTGCTAATGGAAGCCATCAGCAACCGCGGCGACGCCAATATGATTCAAACCGTGATGTTGCGCAGCTTGCGCCAGGCGGTGTATCAGGTGGAAAACGACGGTCACTTTGGGTTGGGCTATGATGCCTACACCCATTTTACCTCGCCCATTCGCCGCTATCCGGATTTAATCGTGCACCGCGCTATCCGCTCGGTGGTGCGCTCCGACCAGCCGTCTTCCCATGTGGAGAGGGTCGAGGGCGTGGCACCTATCCCCCGGGAAAAAATCTATCCTTACAGCGTGGCGGATATGATTTCTCTGGGGGAGCATTCCTCCATGGCCGAGCGCCGCGCCGATGAAGCCTCACGCGATGTTGTTAGCTGGCTCAAGTGCGAATACTTGCAGGATAAGGTGGGTGAGGTTTTCGACGGTGTGGTCAGCTCAGTGACCGGCTTTGGTTTGTTTGTCGAGCTGGTAGATATTTATGTCGATGGCCTGGTGCATATTACCGCCTTGCCGCAAGACTATTACCGCTTTGACCCTGCCAAGCACCGCTTAGTAGGTGATCGTACCCGCCAGGTATTCGGCTTGGGTGACGAGCTGAAGGTGCGTGTCGTGCGGGTGAGCCTGGATGAGCGCAAAATTGACTTTGAGCTTGAAAGCGTCACCAGTAAACGCCGCAGCGCTGCTAAAAATTCTGGCGGGGATAAAAACAAAGGCAAGCAGGGCGGTCGCGGCGGTAAAAACGCCGGTGGCAAAAAAGCCGCTTCGGCCCATCGGCCCAGCAAGAAAACGACCGACCCGTCCAAGCCCAGAAAACCGCGCAAGAGGAAACCGAAAAATGGCTCTGAAACCGGCGCGCAAGTTCGTCGCCCGTCGCAAGATTCGCCAGTTCGACAGGCGCAAACAAAGTCAGAGGAAAAAAGCCGATCTGTATTTGCGCAAGCAGCAGCTGGGGTTAAGAAGGCGTTGGCGAGATTTAAAAAGAAGCCTCCGCAGGACTAA
- a CDS encoding FadR/GntR family transcriptional regulator has protein sequence MAVLERNNNLSQRMTQQLGRAIVCGEYSQGESLPTEADLCEEFGVSRTAVREAVKMLSAKGLISSRPRQGIRIMPEEEWNIFDSDLLSWSLEGNPSLKVLKEFLQMRIAIEPEAAALAARFARPERIQAIGDALERMRVASDNSENELEADIDFHISILYASENRFYIRMRDFTRTALNVSIRHTNVIKANPDGVLEDHAKVYYAISSGNAERAKNAMFLLIDEALGFIEHELEKSGER, from the coding sequence ATGGCCGTTTTAGAAAGAAATAATAATCTCTCGCAACGCATGACCCAGCAGCTTGGGCGCGCGATTGTGTGTGGGGAATACAGCCAGGGTGAAAGCTTGCCCACCGAGGCTGACCTGTGTGAAGAGTTTGGGGTAAGTCGCACCGCCGTGCGCGAAGCGGTAAAAATGCTGTCTGCCAAGGGGCTTATTTCCAGTCGCCCGCGCCAAGGCATTCGCATTATGCCCGAAGAGGAGTGGAATATTTTCGACTCCGATTTGCTCAGCTGGTCCCTCGAAGGCAACCCTTCGCTGAAAGTGTTGAAAGAGTTTTTGCAAATGCGCATTGCCATTGAGCCCGAAGCGGCCGCGTTGGCAGCGCGTTTTGCGCGCCCCGAGCGGATTCAGGCAATTGGCGATGCGCTGGAGCGTATGCGGGTGGCGTCGGATAACTCTGAAAACGAGCTGGAAGCGGATATCGATTTTCACATCAGTATTCTTTATGCCAGTGAAAACCGTTTTTATATCCGTATGCGCGATTTTACCCGCACTGCCTTGAACGTGAGTATCCGCCACACCAACGTGATTAAAGCCAACCCGGATGGTGTTTTGGAAGATCACGCCAAGGTTTATTACGCGATTTCCAGCGGTAACGCCGAGCGTGCCAAGAACGCTATGTTTTTGCTGATTGATGAAGCGCTAGGCTTTATTGAGCACGAATTGGAAAAGTCAGGCGAGCGTTAA